One segment of Cardiocondyla obscurior isolate alpha-2009 linkage group LG13, Cobs3.1, whole genome shotgun sequence DNA contains the following:
- the Ack gene encoding activated Cdc42 kinase Ack isoform X1 has protein sequence MADDEGIEWLQDLLHDVQLSQFFTRIRDDLQITRLHHFDYVQAEDLEKIGLGKPGVRRLLDAVKKRRSAQWKKSLITKIKPGGSSKSNKRSSQSVETSSVLTCLIQDKDVTLSIKLGDGSFGVVRRGEWTSPSGRTLAVAVKILKADALTQPNVIEDFVSEVQAMHTLDHHNLIRLYGVVLSQPMMMVTELAPLGALLDYLRQQCSRISILTLCNYALQVATGMAYLEAKRFLHRDLACRNVLLSTVDKVKIGDFGLMRALPQQEDCYVMTEHKKVPFPWCAPESLKARHFSHASDVWMFGVTLWEMLTFGEEPWLGLNGSEILRKIDRDGERLHEPEAMPPYMYKLMLRCWAREPSERPTFALLKESLTGMVPNVMKALTAFEETGKMSIEPGDQIAIIDGSPENYWWKGQNQRTFQIAHFPRCLVDPMRRKQPEDISKPLENSFIHTGHGAPFGKSWGSPVYIDDVYLRNPMDPPDVLVATSTDNQTKKKFSYGTPHTRKQFNYMKLHNDPKTSPVKVLQTSSASGISQEDTLIDLSTEESASMSVGDQKVACKRVVNILDEPLDGERFSWQDKEGRTYANFPGNVDPAYSDPFDTSAVFMKPPHSRYYSHVPVEAANQYLKSQTYGNVNDQEGGDNLQDIANCFSLDSADTETHHTMNLNKRCRQGASSLNVNVENNDIPIANHYSEIDKVSPGGSNWSTWPEDLRNTSASQTYVNVSNNRPTSSFAAPAPSPPPPAPPSLGPNVSPSKPKSNCELTQSMNELSLNVNSDHQEVTPVVKKLDPAFLAELEKHLGEKEATKNTNASNGKCQQSGIAPTNYLNYSSLEKPRPNTSTQQLSTSEDVTRSSSVIPVLKPSSQGKPKSPVTTIDRANASPPNKVQNSWQLKSTNVQRPQFQNDQCVSESATESVVNQIWQQTQALSQQPNVCLASSAVNQLLTLSHLPVQVTQASISQETASSIPGNSTNDQNQYGSCNVTKATFIQTQACLTNQNYSQNMLHVNQNNINLLEGTSNNIIGNNVNDTQHGPCNVTKATFNQTQVCFNTQSYIQNSLGVDQDSANSRQGATSSNVSSNARHYSLCDASNISKSNESQASTFTDGGQNYLHSVDFNLFQTTANHVSDKGAGEFSQHGHCNISKAVFSQAQMYSSSQNYSPSTTPNPHLSDFMLPQTCLQNILVSSNASNTHGIPHIQNDLQQSQHLKPATLLSEQVYAELKQMVPNLEQLSQNEFNTLYNKTVRQNILRNYYSSNVSGKTGQNHTQETAGNRQQQKSLLTSGHTCDFSSYLKQPPVYNPPPLPPPPPPVLSTTQSSLKSGQNGYSQSHYPAAKCNLSGPSNLMQPEPSTSIRNTLTTLNDFAVAKPNLPQVNQYPVGTSPPLTAASQQLVMSLNDEFRASKIMKVQKDTTDASQQEILAALQATGWDTNQAAKQITKDREAKLENLMRLGLASKQQCENVLKQTKYDVEMAASLLLDQGR, from the exons ATGGCGGACGATGAAGGTATTGAATGGCTACAGGACCTGTTACATGACGTGCAGCTCTCTCAATTTTTCACGCGAATTCGAGATGATTTGCAGATCACTCGTCTGCATCATTTTGACTATGTTCAAGCGGAAGATTTAGAAAAGATAGGTCTGGGTAAACCGGGTGTTAGACGTTTACTAGACGCGGTGAAAAAAAGACGAAGCGCTCAATGGAAAAAAagtctaattacaaaaattaaacctGGCGGCAGTAGTAAGAGTAACAAGCGATCGTCGCAGTCCGTCGAAACCTCCTCGGTGCTGACATGTCTTATACAAGATAAAGACGTGACGTTATCCATTAAATTGGGCGACGGTAGCTTCGGGGTGGTAAGAAGAGGGGAATGGACGTCCCCTTCAGGACGAACTTTGGCCGTCGCTGTAAAAATTCTGAAAGCAGATGCCCTCACACAACCGAATGTTATAGAAGATTTTGTATCGGAAGTTCAGGCGATGCATACTTTAGATCATCACAACTTAATTAGATTGTACGGCGTGGTGCTGTCGCAACCGATGATGATGGTAACCGAACTTGCGCCTTTGGGCGCATTACTTGATTATTTACGACAGCAATGCAGCAGAATTTCTATTCTCACACTTTGCAATTACGCGTTACAAGTCGCCACGGGTATGGCATATTTAGAAGCTAAACGTTTTTTGCATCGCGACCTAGCGTGCAGAAACGTTCTGTTGAGCACTGTCGACAAGGTAAAAATCGGTGATTTTGGTTTAATGAGAGCGCTTCCGCAGCAAGAAGACTGCTACGTCATGACGGAGCATAAGAAAGTGCCTTTTCCTTGGTGCGCTCCCGAATCTCTCAAAGCTCGGCACTTCAGTCATGCATCGGACGTCTGGATGTTTGGAGTAACGCTTTGGGAGATGTTGACCTTCGGTGAAGAACCGTGGTTAGGCTTGAATGGTTCTgaaattttgcgtaaaatcgATCGTGACGGTGAGCGGCTTCACGAACCTGAAGCAATGCCTCCGTACATGTACAAGCTAATGCTTCGTTGCTGGGCGAGAGAACCATCGGAAAGACCGACTTTTGCTTTATTGAAAGAGTCGTTGACGGGGATGGTGCCGAATGTAATGAAGGCTTTAACCGCATTTGAAGAGACTGGCAAAATGTCAATCGAGCCGGGAGACCAGATTGCAATCATCGACGGATCTCCGGAGAATTATTGGTGGAAAGGCCAAAATCAACGGACTTTTCAAATAGCGCATTTTCCGCGCTGCTTAGTCGACCCGATGCGTCGAAAACAGCCAGAAGACATTAGCAAACCGTTGGAGAACTCTTTTATTCATACGGGACATGGTGCGCCCTTTGGCAAGAGTTGGGGCAGCCCCGTTTACATCGACGATGTATATTTAAGAAATCCAATGGATCCTCCGGACGTGCTGGTAGCAACCTCGACTGATAATcagacaaaaaagaaattctctTATGGCACTCCGCATACcagaaaacaatttaattatatgaaactGCACAACGATCCTAAGACGAGTCCTGTTAAAGTTTTGCAAACTTCATCGGCCTCTGGTATTAGTCAAGAGGATACTTTAATCGATTTATCTACTGAGGAATCGGCAAGCATGAGCGTTGGCGATCAAAAGGTCGCATGTAAACGAgtagttaatattttagatgAACCTCTTGATGGCGAAAGATTTTCTTGGCAGGACAAGGAAGGCAGAACGTATGCTAATTTTCCTGGTAATGTAGATCCTGCATATTCTGATCCCTTTGATACTTCTGCGGTATTCATGAAGCCGCCACATTCACGATATTATAGTCATGTGCCCGTTGAAGCTGCTAATCAATATTTGAAGTCGCAGACGTATGGAAACGTGAACGATCAAGAAGGAGGTGATAATCTTCAAGATATTGCTAATTGTTTCAGCCTCGATTCTGCTGATACAGAG acACATCACACGATGAATTTAAACAAAAGATGTCGGCAAGGTGCGTCAAGCTTGAATGTGAATGTGGAAAATAACGACATTCCTATAGCTAATCACTATAGCGAAATAGATAAAGTCAGTCCAGGTGGATCGAATTGGTCTACCTGGCCAGAGGATTTGCGAAATACTTCTGCCTCACAAACATATGTTAATGTTTCTAATAATAGACCCACATCGTCGTTTGCTGCTCCGGCTCCATCTCCTCCCCCTCCTGCTCCTCCTTCGCTCGGCCCGAACGTAAGTCCATCAAAGCCTAAATCCAATTGTGAGCTCACACAAAGCATGAATGAGCTGTCATTGAATGTTAATTCTGATCATCAAGAAGTTACCCCCGTCGTCAAAAAGTTGGATCCGGCTTTTTTAGCCGAGTTGGAAAAACATTTGGGCGAGAAGGAAGCAACCAAGAACACGAACGCTAGTAATGGCAAATGCCAACAGTCTGGAATTGCTCCTACGAATTATCTGAATTATTCATCATTGGAGAAACCGCGACCAAATACATCCACTCAACAACTTTCAACGTCGGAGGACGTTACTAGATCTTCGTCAGTCATCCCGGTGTTAAAGCCGTCGTCGCAGGGGAAACCGAAGTCGCCAGTTACGACAATAGATCGGGCAAACGCCTCGCCACCTAATAAAGTGCAAAATTCTTGGCAGCTAAAAAGCACAAATGTTCAAAGACCGCAGTTTCAGAACGATCAATGCGTGTCCGAGTCAGCCACCGAGAGTGTAGTAAATCAAATTTGGCAGCAGACACAAGCTTTATCTCAGCAACCAAATGTCTGCTTAGCCAGCTCGGCCGTTAATCAATTGTTAACTTTATCTCATTTACCCGTTCAAGTGACTCAAGCTAGCATTAGTCAAGAAACCGCTAGCAGTATTCCAGGTAATAGCACAAATGATCAAAATCAGTACGGTTCTTGTAATGTCACTAAGGCCACATTTATACAAACGCAAGCTTGTCTGacaaatcaaaattattctcAAAACATGTTGCATGTTAAtcagaataatataaatttacttgaAGGGACTTCTAACAATATTATTGGTAACAATGTGAACGATACTCAACACGGACCGTGCAACGTTACTAAGGCCACATTTAATCAAACGCAAGTCTGCTTCAATACTCAAAGTTATATTCAAAATTCCTTGGGTGTTGATCAGGATAGTGCCAATTCACGACAGGGCGCTACGAGCAGTAATGTTTCCTCTAATGCCAGACATTATTCTCTGTGCGATGCGTCCAATATTTCTAAGTCGAACGAAAGTCAGGCTTCCACATTCACTGACGGAGGTCAGAACTATCTTCATAGTgttgattttaatttgtttcaaaCGACTGCCAATCACGTTTCTGACAAAGGCGCAGGTGAATTCTCTCAGCACGGACATTGCAATATCTCCAAGGCTGTTTTCAGTCAAGCACAAATGTATTCGTCAAGCCAGAATTACTCGCCGAGTACGACGCCAAATCCTCATTTAAGTGATTTTATGTTACCCCAAACTTGTCTTCAAAACATACTAGTGTCGTCCAACGCAAGTAATACTCATGGAATTCCTCACATTCAGAACGATTTGCAACAATCCCAACATTTGAAGCCTGCTACACTTTTATCTGAACAAGTATACGCCGAATTAAAACAAATG gTTCCTAATCTAGAACAACTGTCTCAAAACGAGTTTAACACACTCTATAATAAAACGGTTCGACAAAACATtcttcgaaattattattcaagtaATGTAAGCGGCAAAACCGGCCAAAATCATACTCAGGAAACTGCTGGTAACCGACAACAACAGAAGAGTCTGCTCACTTCAGGACATACTTGTGACTTTAGTTCTTATCTGAAACAGCCACCGGTTTACAAtcctcctcccctccctcctcctcctccgccTGTTCTTTCTACAACTCAGAGCTCACTTAAATCTGGTCAGAACGGTTATTCACAGAGTCACTATCCTGCAGCCAAATGCAATCTAAGCGGACCTTCCAATTTAATGCAGCCTGAACCTTCGACATCGATTAGAAACACATTGACGACGCTAAACGACTTTGCTGTTGCCAAACCGAATCTACCACAGGTCAATCAGTATCCGGTTGGTACTAGTCCTCCACTTACTGCAGCTTCCCAGCAATTGGTGATGTCATTAAATGACGAGTTTAGAGCGAGCAAAATTATGAAAGTGCAAAAAGATACCACGGACGCATCGCAACAAGAGATATTGGCCGCGCTACAAGCAACTGGCTGGGATACAAATCAAGCTGCTAAGCAGATCACGAAAGATAGAGAGGCCAAACTGGAAAATCTTATGAG ATTGGGATTGGCTAGTAAACAACAATGTGAAAACGTATTAAAGCAGACTAAGTACGATGTAGAAATGGCAGCTTCGTTATTGCTTGATCAGGGCAGATGA
- the Ack gene encoding activated Cdc42 kinase Ack isoform X2, with amino-acid sequence MADDEGIEWLQDLLHDVQLSQFFTRIRDDLQITRLHHFDYVQAEDLEKIGLGKPGVRRLLDAVKKRRSAQWKKSLITKIKPGGSSKSNKRSSQSVETSSVLTCLIQDKDVTLSIKLGDGSFGVVRRGEWTSPSGRTLAVAVKILKADALTQPNVIEDFVSEVQAMHTLDHHNLIRLYGVVLSQPMMMVTELAPLGALLDYLRQQCSRISILTLCNYALQVATGMAYLEAKRFLHRDLACRNVLLSTVDKVKIGDFGLMRALPQQEDCYVMTEHKKVPFPWCAPESLKARHFSHASDVWMFGVTLWEMLTFGEEPWLGLNGSEILRKIDRDGERLHEPEAMPPYMYKLMLRCWAREPSERPTFALLKESLTGMVPNVMKALTAFEETGKMSIEPGDQIAIIDGSPENYWWKGQNQRTFQIAHFPRCLVDPMRRKQPEDISKPLENSFIHTGHGAPFGKSWGSPVYIDDVYLRNPMDPPDVLVATSTDNQTKKKFSYGTPHTRKQFNYMKLHNDPKTSPVKVLQTSSASGISQEDTLIDLSTEESASMSVGDQKVACKRVVNILDEPLDGERFSWQDKEGRTYANFPGNVDPAYSDPFDTSAVFMKPPHSRYYSHVPVEAANQYLKSQTYGNVNDQEGGDNLQDIANCFSLDSADTETHHTMNLNKRCRQGASSLNVNVENNDIPIANHYSEIDKVSPGGSNWSTWPEDLRNTSASQTYVNVSNNRPTSSFAAPAPSPPPPAPPSLGPNVSPSKPKSNCELTQSMNELSLNVNSDHQEVTPVVKKLDPAFLAELEKHLGEKEATKNTNASNGKCQQSGIAPTNYLNYSSLEKPRPNTSTQQLSTSEDVTRSSSVIPVLKPSSQGKPKSPVTTIDRANASPPNKVQNSWQLKSTNVQRPQFQNDQCVSESATESVVNQIWQQTQALSQQPNVCLASSAVNQLLTLSHLPVQVTQASISQETASSIPGTSNNIIGNNVNDTQHGPCNVTKATFNQTQVCFNTQSYIQNSLGVDQDSANSRQGATSSNVSSNARHYSLCDASNISKSNESQASTFTDGGQNYLHSVDFNLFQTTANHVSDKGAGEFSQHGHCNISKAVFSQAQMYSSSQNYSPSTTPNPHLSDFMLPQTCLQNILVSSNASNTHGIPHIQNDLQQSQHLKPATLLSEQVYAELKQMVPNLEQLSQNEFNTLYNKTVRQNILRNYYSSNVSGKTGQNHTQETAGNRQQQKSLLTSGHTCDFSSYLKQPPVYNPPPLPPPPPPVLSTTQSSLKSGQNGYSQSHYPAAKCNLSGPSNLMQPEPSTSIRNTLTTLNDFAVAKPNLPQVNQYPVGTSPPLTAASQQLVMSLNDEFRASKIMKVQKDTTDASQQEILAALQATGWDTNQAAKQITKDREAKLENLMRLGLASKQQCENVLKQTKYDVEMAASLLLDQGR; translated from the exons ATGGCGGACGATGAAGGTATTGAATGGCTACAGGACCTGTTACATGACGTGCAGCTCTCTCAATTTTTCACGCGAATTCGAGATGATTTGCAGATCACTCGTCTGCATCATTTTGACTATGTTCAAGCGGAAGATTTAGAAAAGATAGGTCTGGGTAAACCGGGTGTTAGACGTTTACTAGACGCGGTGAAAAAAAGACGAAGCGCTCAATGGAAAAAAagtctaattacaaaaattaaacctGGCGGCAGTAGTAAGAGTAACAAGCGATCGTCGCAGTCCGTCGAAACCTCCTCGGTGCTGACATGTCTTATACAAGATAAAGACGTGACGTTATCCATTAAATTGGGCGACGGTAGCTTCGGGGTGGTAAGAAGAGGGGAATGGACGTCCCCTTCAGGACGAACTTTGGCCGTCGCTGTAAAAATTCTGAAAGCAGATGCCCTCACACAACCGAATGTTATAGAAGATTTTGTATCGGAAGTTCAGGCGATGCATACTTTAGATCATCACAACTTAATTAGATTGTACGGCGTGGTGCTGTCGCAACCGATGATGATGGTAACCGAACTTGCGCCTTTGGGCGCATTACTTGATTATTTACGACAGCAATGCAGCAGAATTTCTATTCTCACACTTTGCAATTACGCGTTACAAGTCGCCACGGGTATGGCATATTTAGAAGCTAAACGTTTTTTGCATCGCGACCTAGCGTGCAGAAACGTTCTGTTGAGCACTGTCGACAAGGTAAAAATCGGTGATTTTGGTTTAATGAGAGCGCTTCCGCAGCAAGAAGACTGCTACGTCATGACGGAGCATAAGAAAGTGCCTTTTCCTTGGTGCGCTCCCGAATCTCTCAAAGCTCGGCACTTCAGTCATGCATCGGACGTCTGGATGTTTGGAGTAACGCTTTGGGAGATGTTGACCTTCGGTGAAGAACCGTGGTTAGGCTTGAATGGTTCTgaaattttgcgtaaaatcgATCGTGACGGTGAGCGGCTTCACGAACCTGAAGCAATGCCTCCGTACATGTACAAGCTAATGCTTCGTTGCTGGGCGAGAGAACCATCGGAAAGACCGACTTTTGCTTTATTGAAAGAGTCGTTGACGGGGATGGTGCCGAATGTAATGAAGGCTTTAACCGCATTTGAAGAGACTGGCAAAATGTCAATCGAGCCGGGAGACCAGATTGCAATCATCGACGGATCTCCGGAGAATTATTGGTGGAAAGGCCAAAATCAACGGACTTTTCAAATAGCGCATTTTCCGCGCTGCTTAGTCGACCCGATGCGTCGAAAACAGCCAGAAGACATTAGCAAACCGTTGGAGAACTCTTTTATTCATACGGGACATGGTGCGCCCTTTGGCAAGAGTTGGGGCAGCCCCGTTTACATCGACGATGTATATTTAAGAAATCCAATGGATCCTCCGGACGTGCTGGTAGCAACCTCGACTGATAATcagacaaaaaagaaattctctTATGGCACTCCGCATACcagaaaacaatttaattatatgaaactGCACAACGATCCTAAGACGAGTCCTGTTAAAGTTTTGCAAACTTCATCGGCCTCTGGTATTAGTCAAGAGGATACTTTAATCGATTTATCTACTGAGGAATCGGCAAGCATGAGCGTTGGCGATCAAAAGGTCGCATGTAAACGAgtagttaatattttagatgAACCTCTTGATGGCGAAAGATTTTCTTGGCAGGACAAGGAAGGCAGAACGTATGCTAATTTTCCTGGTAATGTAGATCCTGCATATTCTGATCCCTTTGATACTTCTGCGGTATTCATGAAGCCGCCACATTCACGATATTATAGTCATGTGCCCGTTGAAGCTGCTAATCAATATTTGAAGTCGCAGACGTATGGAAACGTGAACGATCAAGAAGGAGGTGATAATCTTCAAGATATTGCTAATTGTTTCAGCCTCGATTCTGCTGATACAGAG acACATCACACGATGAATTTAAACAAAAGATGTCGGCAAGGTGCGTCAAGCTTGAATGTGAATGTGGAAAATAACGACATTCCTATAGCTAATCACTATAGCGAAATAGATAAAGTCAGTCCAGGTGGATCGAATTGGTCTACCTGGCCAGAGGATTTGCGAAATACTTCTGCCTCACAAACATATGTTAATGTTTCTAATAATAGACCCACATCGTCGTTTGCTGCTCCGGCTCCATCTCCTCCCCCTCCTGCTCCTCCTTCGCTCGGCCCGAACGTAAGTCCATCAAAGCCTAAATCCAATTGTGAGCTCACACAAAGCATGAATGAGCTGTCATTGAATGTTAATTCTGATCATCAAGAAGTTACCCCCGTCGTCAAAAAGTTGGATCCGGCTTTTTTAGCCGAGTTGGAAAAACATTTGGGCGAGAAGGAAGCAACCAAGAACACGAACGCTAGTAATGGCAAATGCCAACAGTCTGGAATTGCTCCTACGAATTATCTGAATTATTCATCATTGGAGAAACCGCGACCAAATACATCCACTCAACAACTTTCAACGTCGGAGGACGTTACTAGATCTTCGTCAGTCATCCCGGTGTTAAAGCCGTCGTCGCAGGGGAAACCGAAGTCGCCAGTTACGACAATAGATCGGGCAAACGCCTCGCCACCTAATAAAGTGCAAAATTCTTGGCAGCTAAAAAGCACAAATGTTCAAAGACCGCAGTTTCAGAACGATCAATGCGTGTCCGAGTCAGCCACCGAGAGTGTAGTAAATCAAATTTGGCAGCAGACACAAGCTTTATCTCAGCAACCAAATGTCTGCTTAGCCAGCTCGGCCGTTAATCAATTGTTAACTTTATCTCATTTACCCGTTCAAGTGACTCAAGCTAGCATTAGTCAAGAAACCGCTAGCAGTATTCCAG GGACTTCTAACAATATTATTGGTAACAATGTGAACGATACTCAACACGGACCGTGCAACGTTACTAAGGCCACATTTAATCAAACGCAAGTCTGCTTCAATACTCAAAGTTATATTCAAAATTCCTTGGGTGTTGATCAGGATAGTGCCAATTCACGACAGGGCGCTACGAGCAGTAATGTTTCCTCTAATGCCAGACATTATTCTCTGTGCGATGCGTCCAATATTTCTAAGTCGAACGAAAGTCAGGCTTCCACATTCACTGACGGAGGTCAGAACTATCTTCATAGTgttgattttaatttgtttcaaaCGACTGCCAATCACGTTTCTGACAAAGGCGCAGGTGAATTCTCTCAGCACGGACATTGCAATATCTCCAAGGCTGTTTTCAGTCAAGCACAAATGTATTCGTCAAGCCAGAATTACTCGCCGAGTACGACGCCAAATCCTCATTTAAGTGATTTTATGTTACCCCAAACTTGTCTTCAAAACATACTAGTGTCGTCCAACGCAAGTAATACTCATGGAATTCCTCACATTCAGAACGATTTGCAACAATCCCAACATTTGAAGCCTGCTACACTTTTATCTGAACAAGTATACGCCGAATTAAAACAAATG gTTCCTAATCTAGAACAACTGTCTCAAAACGAGTTTAACACACTCTATAATAAAACGGTTCGACAAAACATtcttcgaaattattattcaagtaATGTAAGCGGCAAAACCGGCCAAAATCATACTCAGGAAACTGCTGGTAACCGACAACAACAGAAGAGTCTGCTCACTTCAGGACATACTTGTGACTTTAGTTCTTATCTGAAACAGCCACCGGTTTACAAtcctcctcccctccctcctcctcctccgccTGTTCTTTCTACAACTCAGAGCTCACTTAAATCTGGTCAGAACGGTTATTCACAGAGTCACTATCCTGCAGCCAAATGCAATCTAAGCGGACCTTCCAATTTAATGCAGCCTGAACCTTCGACATCGATTAGAAACACATTGACGACGCTAAACGACTTTGCTGTTGCCAAACCGAATCTACCACAGGTCAATCAGTATCCGGTTGGTACTAGTCCTCCACTTACTGCAGCTTCCCAGCAATTGGTGATGTCATTAAATGACGAGTTTAGAGCGAGCAAAATTATGAAAGTGCAAAAAGATACCACGGACGCATCGCAACAAGAGATATTGGCCGCGCTACAAGCAACTGGCTGGGATACAAATCAAGCTGCTAAGCAGATCACGAAAGATAGAGAGGCCAAACTGGAAAATCTTATGAG ATTGGGATTGGCTAGTAAACAACAATGTGAAAACGTATTAAAGCAGACTAAGTACGATGTAGAAATGGCAGCTTCGTTATTGCTTGATCAGGGCAGATGA